Proteins encoded in a region of the Pelmatolapia mariae isolate MD_Pm_ZW linkage group LG6, Pm_UMD_F_2, whole genome shotgun sequence genome:
- the mttp gene encoding microsomal triglyceride transfer protein large subunit isoform X2, which produces MLTFVVFLICAASSVSASAKGAAAGPRLNNNQLYKFSYTTEVLVDRARGSKEGSAGYKISSDVNVNLVWRDQSNKDDQLIQLAISNLRIEPVSPRSEKKNILRGSTTESILGKNKLAALTKPFLVHLKNGKAKAFYSYRSEPATVKNLKRGLASLLQVQLSTGKVVENDVSGRCTVEYKAVKGQVTRTKNLETCKTEETGFTTHSKVLGVSRKSSSVTVFTLENGFIRSAEAEETHSLAVNARRSVAAKVMSRQNLKLVGTEAGPLEAAGKDAAAVVKSIDAKLAAVGIVAEKVKSECKGCPSLFEHWQAEKKQLEPESLSKTRAPRSFLALIQTIRKASKEEILKVLRSASKTSLPQVVDAVTSSQTSESLDAMLEFLNFTDAKGLVLQERFLYACGFASHPNERMLQALLDISKGKIGSTDIKESVVIIMGALVNKLCQKGGCNLPTVEQVKKMILNGPDSTTVESEVQMYLLALKNSLLPEAIPIFTKYAESEVGAYSTIALTALQRYDVNLMTSEVKQTVNRVYHQNRRIYEKNVRAAAADVILSSNPTYMEVKNLLLSIGNLPHEMNKYMLSKIQDILRFQMPASKVLGQAMKDMISCNYNRFAKVGSSSAFSGFMAQSPDLTSTYSLDILYSGSGILRRSNMNIFGATNEAMLHGLQVAIEAQGLETLIAATPDEGEEDLESFAGMSALLFDIQLRPVTFFKGYSDLMSKMFSMTGDPMNVVKGLILLSDHSEVIQLQSGLKASAEFQGGLAIDISGGMEISLWYRESKTSVNNRAALVVTGNVTVDMDFLRAGVEVSFDTEASLDFITTVQFSEYPFLVCLQMDKSTFPVSEYLTKYESLPSGKSVVSRKGRKTLVPGSEFPLHQENSNMCKRVFDSNW; this is translated from the exons ATGCTGACTTTTGTTGTGTTCTTGATTTGTGCAGCCTCATCTGTCTCAGCTTCTGCCAAAG gtgctgctgctggaccccGGCTGAACAACAACCAGCTGTACAAATTCAGCTACACCACTGAGGTCCTGGTAGACAGAGCCAGGGGGTCAAAAGAGGGCAGTGCTGGCTACAAGATCTCAAGTGATGTGAACGTTAATCTGGTTTGGAGAGATCAGAGCAACAAGGATGACCAGCTGATTCAACTGGCG ATCTCAAATTTGAGGATAGAGCCTGTGTCGCCCAGATCAGAGAAAAAGAACATCCTACGTGGATCCACAACCGAAAGTATtttgggaaaaaataaactagcAGCTCTAACAAAGCCTTTCTTGGTGCATCTAAAAAATGGAAAG GCAAAAGCATTTTATTCCTACCGGTCAGAACCTGCAACAGTCAAGAATCTAAAACGAGGCCTGGCCAGCTTGCTGCAAGTGCAGCTCAGTACTGGGAAGGTTGTAGAG AATGATGTGTCTGGGAGGTGTACTGTTGAGTACAAGGCAGTAAAAGGTCAAGTAACAAGAACCAAGAATCTAGAGACATGTAAGACAGAAGAGACTGGATTTACCACTCACAGTAAG GTCCTGGGTGTGAGTAGGAAGTCCAGTTCTGTTACAGTGTTCACACTTGAAAATGGTTTCATCCGCTCAGCTGAGGCTGAAGAAACACACTCCCTGGCTGTTAATGCTCGCAGATCTGTTGCAGCTAAAGTCATGTCCAG GCAAAACCTTAAATTGGTTGGTACAGAGGCAGGACCACTGGAGGCTGCCGGGAAAGATGCTGCTGCAGTTGTCAAGTCAATAGATGCCAAACTGGCAGCTGTTGGTATTGTGGCTGAGAAGGTCAAATCTGAGTGCAAAGGCTGCCCATCG CTTTTTGAACATTGGCAGGCTGAGAAGAAGCAGCTGGAGCCAGAGAGCCTGTCCAAAACCAGGGCTCCTCGGAGCTTCCTGGCCCTCATCCAGACCATTAGGAAGGCGTCCAAGGAAGAGATCCTCAAAGTGCTGAGGAGTGCCAGCAAGACGTCTCT ACCTCAGGTTGTTGATGCTGTAACATCCTCCCAGACCTCTGAATCCCTGGATGCCATGCTTGAATTCCTTAACTTCACTGATGCCAAAGGTTTGGTTCTGCAGGAGAGGTTTCTCTATGCATGTGGCTTTGCTTCACATCCCAATGAGAGAATGCTCCAGGCCCTGCTG GATATTTCTAAAGGGAAGATCGGCAGTACTGACATCAAAGAATCTGTGGTGATCATTATGGGAGCCCTGGTCAACAAATTGTGTCAGAAAGGAGGCTGCAACTTACCT ACCGTGGAGCAGGTCAAGAAGATGATATTGAACGGTCCCGACAGCACAACGGTTGAGTCGGAGGTCCAGATGTACCTTTTGGCCCTAAAAAACTCTCTCCTGCCCGAGGCCATTCCTATTTTCACCAAATATGCAGAATCAGAAGTGGGAGCCTACAGCACCATTGCCCTCACTGCCCTGCAGAGATACGATGTGAATCTCATGACCAGTGAG gtcaagCAAACAGTGAACAGGGTTTACCACCAGAATCGCCGCATCTATGAGAAAAATGTGAGAGCCGCCGCTGCTGACGTCATCCTCAGTAGCAACCCCACATACATGGAGGTGAAGAATCTGCTTCTGTCCATCGGAAACTTGCCACATGAAATGAACAAGTACATGCTGTCAAAGATCCAGGACATCCTACGCTTCCAGATGCCTGCCAG CAAAGTGCTAGGGCAAGCTATGAAGGACATGATTTCTTGTAACTATAACCGCTTTGCAAAGGTTGGATCATCATCTGCATTTTCAGGATTCATGGCTC AGTCCCCCGATCTGACCTCCACATACAGTTTGGACATCTTGTATTCAGGCTCTGGGATCCTCAGAAGAAGCAACATGAATATTTTTGGTGCTACTAACGAAGCAATGCTACATGGATTACAG GTGGCGATCGAGGCCCAGGGTCTGGAGACTCTGATTGCTGCCACACCTGATGAGGGGGAGGAAGACCTGGAGTCCTTTGCCGGGATGTCGGCTCTGCTTTTCGACATCCAGCTGCGTCCCGTCACCTTCTTCAAGGGTTACAGTGACCTCATGTCTAAAATGTTCTCCATGACCGGAGACCCCATGAATGTCGTGAAGGGTCTCATCCTGCTCTCGGATCATTCTGAG GTCATCCAGCTCCAGTCTGGTCTGAAGGCAAGTGCGGAGTTTCAAGGAGGTCTCGCCATTGACATTTCTGGAGGCATGGAGATCAGTCTGTGGTACAGAGAGTCCAAGACCAGTGTCAACAACAG AGCAGCATTAGTAGTCACTGGCAACGTTACTGTGGACATGGACTTTTTAAGAGCGGGTGTGGAGGTCAGCTTTGATACAGAAGCATCACTGGACTTCATCACCACTGTCCAGTTCTCAGAATACCCCTTCCTGGTGTGCCTGCAGATGGACAAATCTACCTTCCCAGTCAG TGAATACCTGACCAAGTATGAGAGCCTGCCATCAGGGAAGAGTGTTGTATCTCGCAAAGGCAGAAAGACACTCGTTCCTGGTTCCGAATTTCCTCTTCACCAGGAGAACTCGAACATGTGCAAGAGGGTTTTCGACTCCAACTGGTAG
- the mttp gene encoding microsomal triglyceride transfer protein large subunit isoform X1 has product MLTFVVFLICAASSVSASAKGELMSAAAGPRLNNNQLYKFSYTTEVLVDRARGSKEGSAGYKISSDVNVNLVWRDQSNKDDQLIQLAISNLRIEPVSPRSEKKNILRGSTTESILGKNKLAALTKPFLVHLKNGKAKAFYSYRSEPATVKNLKRGLASLLQVQLSTGKVVENDVSGRCTVEYKAVKGQVTRTKNLETCKTEETGFTTHSKVLGVSRKSSSVTVFTLENGFIRSAEAEETHSLAVNARRSVAAKVMSRQNLKLVGTEAGPLEAAGKDAAAVVKSIDAKLAAVGIVAEKVKSECKGCPSLFEHWQAEKKQLEPESLSKTRAPRSFLALIQTIRKASKEEILKVLRSASKTSLPQVVDAVTSSQTSESLDAMLEFLNFTDAKGLVLQERFLYACGFASHPNERMLQALLDISKGKIGSTDIKESVVIIMGALVNKLCQKGGCNLPTVEQVKKMILNGPDSTTVESEVQMYLLALKNSLLPEAIPIFTKYAESEVGAYSTIALTALQRYDVNLMTSEVKQTVNRVYHQNRRIYEKNVRAAAADVILSSNPTYMEVKNLLLSIGNLPHEMNKYMLSKIQDILRFQMPASKVLGQAMKDMISCNYNRFAKVGSSSAFSGFMAQSPDLTSTYSLDILYSGSGILRRSNMNIFGATNEAMLHGLQVAIEAQGLETLIAATPDEGEEDLESFAGMSALLFDIQLRPVTFFKGYSDLMSKMFSMTGDPMNVVKGLILLSDHSEVIQLQSGLKASAEFQGGLAIDISGGMEISLWYRESKTSVNNRAALVVTGNVTVDMDFLRAGVEVSFDTEASLDFITTVQFSEYPFLVCLQMDKSTFPVSEYLTKYESLPSGKSVVSRKGRKTLVPGSEFPLHQENSNMCKRVFDSNW; this is encoded by the exons ATGCTGACTTTTGTTGTGTTCTTGATTTGTGCAGCCTCATCTGTCTCAGCTTCTGCCAAAGGTGAGTTGATGA gtgctgctgctggaccccGGCTGAACAACAACCAGCTGTACAAATTCAGCTACACCACTGAGGTCCTGGTAGACAGAGCCAGGGGGTCAAAAGAGGGCAGTGCTGGCTACAAGATCTCAAGTGATGTGAACGTTAATCTGGTTTGGAGAGATCAGAGCAACAAGGATGACCAGCTGATTCAACTGGCG ATCTCAAATTTGAGGATAGAGCCTGTGTCGCCCAGATCAGAGAAAAAGAACATCCTACGTGGATCCACAACCGAAAGTATtttgggaaaaaataaactagcAGCTCTAACAAAGCCTTTCTTGGTGCATCTAAAAAATGGAAAG GCAAAAGCATTTTATTCCTACCGGTCAGAACCTGCAACAGTCAAGAATCTAAAACGAGGCCTGGCCAGCTTGCTGCAAGTGCAGCTCAGTACTGGGAAGGTTGTAGAG AATGATGTGTCTGGGAGGTGTACTGTTGAGTACAAGGCAGTAAAAGGTCAAGTAACAAGAACCAAGAATCTAGAGACATGTAAGACAGAAGAGACTGGATTTACCACTCACAGTAAG GTCCTGGGTGTGAGTAGGAAGTCCAGTTCTGTTACAGTGTTCACACTTGAAAATGGTTTCATCCGCTCAGCTGAGGCTGAAGAAACACACTCCCTGGCTGTTAATGCTCGCAGATCTGTTGCAGCTAAAGTCATGTCCAG GCAAAACCTTAAATTGGTTGGTACAGAGGCAGGACCACTGGAGGCTGCCGGGAAAGATGCTGCTGCAGTTGTCAAGTCAATAGATGCCAAACTGGCAGCTGTTGGTATTGTGGCTGAGAAGGTCAAATCTGAGTGCAAAGGCTGCCCATCG CTTTTTGAACATTGGCAGGCTGAGAAGAAGCAGCTGGAGCCAGAGAGCCTGTCCAAAACCAGGGCTCCTCGGAGCTTCCTGGCCCTCATCCAGACCATTAGGAAGGCGTCCAAGGAAGAGATCCTCAAAGTGCTGAGGAGTGCCAGCAAGACGTCTCT ACCTCAGGTTGTTGATGCTGTAACATCCTCCCAGACCTCTGAATCCCTGGATGCCATGCTTGAATTCCTTAACTTCACTGATGCCAAAGGTTTGGTTCTGCAGGAGAGGTTTCTCTATGCATGTGGCTTTGCTTCACATCCCAATGAGAGAATGCTCCAGGCCCTGCTG GATATTTCTAAAGGGAAGATCGGCAGTACTGACATCAAAGAATCTGTGGTGATCATTATGGGAGCCCTGGTCAACAAATTGTGTCAGAAAGGAGGCTGCAACTTACCT ACCGTGGAGCAGGTCAAGAAGATGATATTGAACGGTCCCGACAGCACAACGGTTGAGTCGGAGGTCCAGATGTACCTTTTGGCCCTAAAAAACTCTCTCCTGCCCGAGGCCATTCCTATTTTCACCAAATATGCAGAATCAGAAGTGGGAGCCTACAGCACCATTGCCCTCACTGCCCTGCAGAGATACGATGTGAATCTCATGACCAGTGAG gtcaagCAAACAGTGAACAGGGTTTACCACCAGAATCGCCGCATCTATGAGAAAAATGTGAGAGCCGCCGCTGCTGACGTCATCCTCAGTAGCAACCCCACATACATGGAGGTGAAGAATCTGCTTCTGTCCATCGGAAACTTGCCACATGAAATGAACAAGTACATGCTGTCAAAGATCCAGGACATCCTACGCTTCCAGATGCCTGCCAG CAAAGTGCTAGGGCAAGCTATGAAGGACATGATTTCTTGTAACTATAACCGCTTTGCAAAGGTTGGATCATCATCTGCATTTTCAGGATTCATGGCTC AGTCCCCCGATCTGACCTCCACATACAGTTTGGACATCTTGTATTCAGGCTCTGGGATCCTCAGAAGAAGCAACATGAATATTTTTGGTGCTACTAACGAAGCAATGCTACATGGATTACAG GTGGCGATCGAGGCCCAGGGTCTGGAGACTCTGATTGCTGCCACACCTGATGAGGGGGAGGAAGACCTGGAGTCCTTTGCCGGGATGTCGGCTCTGCTTTTCGACATCCAGCTGCGTCCCGTCACCTTCTTCAAGGGTTACAGTGACCTCATGTCTAAAATGTTCTCCATGACCGGAGACCCCATGAATGTCGTGAAGGGTCTCATCCTGCTCTCGGATCATTCTGAG GTCATCCAGCTCCAGTCTGGTCTGAAGGCAAGTGCGGAGTTTCAAGGAGGTCTCGCCATTGACATTTCTGGAGGCATGGAGATCAGTCTGTGGTACAGAGAGTCCAAGACCAGTGTCAACAACAG AGCAGCATTAGTAGTCACTGGCAACGTTACTGTGGACATGGACTTTTTAAGAGCGGGTGTGGAGGTCAGCTTTGATACAGAAGCATCACTGGACTTCATCACCACTGTCCAGTTCTCAGAATACCCCTTCCTGGTGTGCCTGCAGATGGACAAATCTACCTTCCCAGTCAG TGAATACCTGACCAAGTATGAGAGCCTGCCATCAGGGAAGAGTGTTGTATCTCGCAAAGGCAGAAAGACACTCGTTCCTGGTTCCGAATTTCCTCTTCACCAGGAGAACTCGAACATGTGCAAGAGGGTTTTCGACTCCAACTGGTAG
- the LOC134629160 gene encoding tetraspanin-5, with the protein MMSGKHFKAHEVSCCIKYFIFGFNIIFWFLGVAFLAIGLWAWSEKGVLSNISSITDLGGFDPVWLFLVVGGVMFILGFAGCIGALRENSFLLKFFSVFLGIIFFLELTAGVLAFVFKDWIKDQLNFFINNNIRAYRDDIDLQNLIDFTQEYWECCGAFGADDWNLNIYFNCTDSNPSREKCGVPFSCCTKDPAEDVINTQCGYDIRAKPDSDQRSFIYIKGCVPQFEKWLQDNLTVVAGIFIGIALLQIFGICLAQNLVSDIEAVRESCLFT; encoded by the exons TTCCTTGGAGTAGCGTTTCTTGCCATTGGTTTGTGGGCATGGAGTGAAAAG GGTGTTCTGTCCAACATCTCATCCATCACTGACCTGGGGGGCTTTGACCCTGTCTGGCTCTTCCTTGTCGTGGGTGGTGTGATGTTCATTCTCGGGTTTGCTGGTTGCATTGGAGCGCTGCGGGAAAACTCTTTCCTGCTCAagttt TTCTCCGTGTTTCTGGGCATCATTTTCTTTCTTGAGCTGACTGCTGGAGTCCTGGCCTTTGTCTTCAAAGACTGGATCAAGGACCAGCTCAATTTTTTCATTAATAACAACATACGGGCCTACAGAGATGACATTGATCTGCAGAACCTGATCGACTTCACCCAGGAATAT TGGGAGTGTTGTGGAGCTTTTGGGGCTGATGACTGGAATTTGAACATCTACTTCAACTGTACTGATTCAAACCCGAGTCGTGAGAAATGTGGAGTGCCCTTTTCCTGCTGCACCAAAGATCCAGCG GAGGACGTCATTAACACTCAGTGTGGATACGACATCCGAGCAAAACCG GACTCTGACCAGAGGTCTTTCATCTATATCAAAGGCTGcgtaccacagtttgagaaGTGGCTTCAAGATAACCTGACAGTGGTGGCAGGCATATTTATTGGGATTGCATTACTGCAG atttttggcATCTGTTTAGCGCAAAATCTCGTGAGTGACATCGAGGCTGTGAGAGAGAGCTG tttgtttaCCTAA